A region of the Pseudoprevotella muciniphila genome:
TGCTTGTGCACATCTTTCGGTAGCACGGTCTCTGCACCGCCCACTTCATTGGGAAGTTTTTTATAATCGCCGACAGCAAACCATGACTTCTGACTGTCAGAGGTGTTGGTTTTCAGAATATGATGCAGTTGCTTGATGTGGTATTCCGTAATCTTGTCAGTTGCGTGGTTGATGATATAGTCAATGCAACGGAAGTGATTGACAGTTTCCAGAATATCGTCAATGTGCGTATATTCTGTTGTGATGCCAAGGGTGTTTGTCTCAAAGATGTAGCGAGTCTGTTCTTTTGTCAGGCGGCTGCCTTCAATGTGATTGGAATTGTATGTCAAGTCTATCTGCGTCCGGTGATAAATGCCTCCTTTTAACCTGGTTTCCTTTTCTTCGCGTAAACGCGAAAGCAAGGGAGACAATTTCTTCTTTCCTTTTCGTGGTAAGACGGCATCAACAGGAATGTTCCATGTCTTTCCCGTCTGAAAAGCACCTTCAATCTTACCTATGGCGCAATAATTGCGGGCTGTACGCTCGCTAATGCCATATTTCCTGGCAAACTCTTTGACAGAGACGTATTCCATGCTATCGGCAAATTTTTGTTGAAATCAATGCAAAAATACTTATTTTTGCCGATAACGGCAAGGTTTGTCGTTTCAAAGTCTATATATAATTTGTTATGACTGGAAGAGCCACATTTGGAGATAATGTTTCCATCTTAAATTTATCTTGATTTTCCGATTTTTCAATTTTTATATTATTTTTGCATATCGAAATATTATAAACCTTTTAAATATCAATTACCATGTCAGAAATGCTTGATATCGTTGGCAAATTTGCCATCAAGGGCACTCCCGAAGAGGTGAAGCCTCTCGGTAATGGCCTGATTAATACCACGTACAAAGTTAAGACGGTTGAGCCAGATGCACCGGACTATGTGTTGCAGAGTGTGAACAATGCCGTGTTCCCCGACCTCGATATGCTCATGGGCAACATCGTGGCTGTAACGAACCACATCCGTGCAAAACTTGAAGCAGCCAATACGCCTGACATCAACCGAAAAGTCCTGGAATTCGTTCCGCTCAAGGATGAAGATAAGTATTACTATTTCGATGGAGAAAAGTATTGGCGTATCATGGTGTTCATCCCCGACACGCTCTCTGTCTCTGAAGTAACCCCCGAAAGTGCTGCAACTGTGGGCGAAACGTTCGGTGAATTCCAGGCTATGCTTGCAGATATTCCTATAGAACTCGGAGAAACCATCAAGGACTTCCACAACATAGAGTTCCGCTTGCAGCAGCTTCGTGATGCTGTGGCAGCAGACCCAAAAGGACGCGCTGCCGAAGTAAAGGACCTGCTGGAAGAAATTGCAAAGCGTGAAGAAGAGATGACCAAGAGCGAGCGCCTCTATCGCGAAGGCAAGTTGCCCAAGCGCATCTGCCACTGCGACACAAAGGTGGACAATATCCTCTTCGACAAGGATGGCAGTGTGCTCTGTGTTATCGACCTTGACACTGTGATGCCCTCGTTTGTGTTCTCAGACTACGGCGACTATCTCCGCTCTGCTGCCAACCCATTGGCAGAGGACGATCCAAATGTAGATGCTATTGATTTCCGCGTGGACATCTTCAAGGCATTTACTAAGGGATACCTCAAAACTGCCGGTGCGTTCCTCACACCGATAGAGGTAGAGAACCTGCCATACGCAGCCGCTTTGTTCCCCTACATGCAACTCGTGCGTTTCCTTGCCGACTACATCAATGGCGATACCTACTTCGGCATCAAGTATCCTACGCACAACCTCGTGCGCTCAAGAAACCAGTTTGCACTTCTCAAGAGTGTAGAGGCACACCAGAAAGAATTGCAGGACTTCATAGCCTCTCTGTTGTAATCATCTTCAGACAGCAATCAACAAAAACGGGACGCAAAAACGGCGGCCTGTTTTTTTTGCAGATTTATTGCTTACTTATTCAATCTTGAGTTTTGCTGAGTGTCCTGTGCCTCCTGTCACCCAATTCACGATGTATATGCCACTCGGCAGTTCTGCCACGGAACATTCGTCTGATGCGCGGAACGTCTTTACGCGTCTGCCTTGCAGAGAATAGATGTGTATGTCGAAATCAAGCAGTGTGCGGTCGTTTGCAATGATGCGCAAAGTCTTTGCGGTCGGGGCGTATCTCAAGGCATAGATCAACGCTTGGTTTGCCAATATACCAGTGGAAGTGGAATCCGTCGGTGTGATGGTGCTGTCTGCGTCCGCTGAATCCTTGTGATGTATGAGTTCGTCTTTGTCTGGTAGCCATAGCCTGTTGGAAAAGAGAGAATCCTTGCTGCTGGGTGTGTAACTGATAATCTCTGTCCCGTTCTTGTATGTAGCATGGCGGATGTCGATGATACGACCTGTTGAGGTGTTGTAGATGTTGTAGAATCCTTCTCTTCCTACGGCGACCATTTCCCATAGTTGGCGATTGTCTTGCTCGTCGGGTTGATAGAGCACCAAACTGTAAGAATATGGTTCACTATTGTTGTAATCGCTCAGTGCCAGACCGTTTACGGCATTTATAAACATGAATCTGTTTCCGATTTGCCTGATTATCCATTTTTGTGTATCGTGCGAGGGTAGGTTCTCGTACAGACATACCTGTGCTCCTTCAGTAGAGTTCTGATCAACCACGTCCATCACGTACGAAGCATCCCCGCGTGTGACCAATCGGTAGTAATAGGCTGTATCGGCTGTGAATGCGGCTGTAGGCGGGGTGGGAGCGCGGTTTTCGAAGGCTTCCAACAGGTAGTCGTTATGCTTTCTGACAAACGTTTTCAGACATTCTGTGTATTCTTCGTAACTGTTGAAGAGTTCCAACTCTTCATATACACGTTTATTTATATCCCAACGCTCAAAATTCCTGTCGGCAGAAGTTCTGATATTGGTAGCCATTGAATCGATAGCGTTTATCATGAATTCTGTCAGTCCATTGTTGTAAATCTTCTCGTAGTGATTTTTTACAGCATTCTTCCACCATCCGTCTTCCCATAGGCGCAGCACCCATTTTTTGCCTACGCTCTTTCCGAATCCTACATCTGCCATGAGCGACTGACTGACATCGCCTGCACGCGTGGTGTTGTTGTAAGCGATATCAAAATCCCATAACGGACCCCAGTATAGTCGTGGGTCGTCCTTTTGCTTGTAAATGTATATGCTCCAGAGCGCATCGAGATTTGCCGTTATCTCGCTGGCAAGGTACCACTGGAGCATGGTGGTTGTGTCAACGTATGTGCGGAAATCGCCGACAGGGTCTTCGTACAGGCAGTCTTCGAACTTTTGAACGTGTTCACTTATATAACTGATTTGTCGCTCAACGATGCTGTCGGGTTCTGGGCTGTGAATTCTGATATTGACGCCATTCAGAGTGCTGAAGTATGTGGCATCGGTGTCTTTGAAACCGTCTACTTCAAGGAGGTAGCCGCCTGTGATGTTTGTGGTGTCATCGCGTACCATCAACTCTTGTTCCTCAACGTTTACACGGCGTTTCCTGACGTCAATCTTGTCGCTGACATCGTAGGTGCCATAATATTCGTTGTTGATATAGAGATCTACGGGCTGCATCGGTGGGTTGTAAGGCAGACCAATCCATTTACCCAGCGCTTGTGAGAGTGCGTTGCGAATCAAACTCTTGTCGTCTGCATTAGCCAGAAGCACCCAATTCTTGGCACTGGCATAGGGCTGACCGAGCAATCGGGTCTTGGTGTTGAATTTCAGTCGGTAAGGCTTCTTGTCTGTCTTCATGTTCAGCCAACTGGAGTTGCCGCGGCCTCTGATTCTAAGACTGTCGATAAAGCGCGTTCCGGCATCATCAACGATAGTCAGACTGCCCCATTTGTAGTCTGTCCTGCTCGTAATGTCCAACCCATCGTATGTCTCTAAATAGTACGTTGGCAAGTTTGTCAATCGCTCCTGACCTGAAACTTTTACAGATGTAAGAAGCATTGACAGTATGAGATATGCGACCTTCTTCATTGATTTTTTGACTTGTATTGGCAAAATTAGATATTTTTATCCTAAAACAGACCACTTATTGACCGGAAGGTAAGTTTGAAATGCAAAAAATATTTAAAACTTAAAAAACCGAATCGTTTTTTTTGGTTTATTTCTAAACGATATTTACTTTTGCATTGTAAAAATACTCTTCAATCAATAGTTTACAATAGTTTTTTAAGGTGAGCATTCCATTTGCCGTGAGGTAAGTGGAATGTGTTTTTTATGCCTGAGTTTAAAGCCGTAGGCAAAAAAGAAAAAGGGACAGGATGCAAAAGCAAGTCCCTGTCCCAACCTTTCCTACTTCCTTTGTAGAGGATTATTCTCTGTTAGCGGTTATTGTTACTGAAGCACCGTCCATGACTGCTCCCACAATGGGAGGATTGTCCTTCTGCACAGTGACTGTAACAGAATCTACTAATGAAAAGTCATCGAATATCGCTTCAGCGATTCGTCCTGCTACGTGCTCAATCAAGTCGGAAGGATCTTTCATCTCTTTCGCTATTGTTTCGTAAACTTCAGAGTAGTCCGCTGCATCGTATATGCTGTCCGACTCAACTGCTTCGCAGTTGTTCAGTTTCATCTTCACCGAGACTGTGAACCATCCGCCCATTTCACGTTCTTCAGGCATGACCCCATGATATGAATAGAACTTCATATTGTTGAGGCTAATAAAGCATTGCTCAATTTGCATGTTATCCACAGCGTGATGCACCGCAGTTGGTGCAGATGAGACAACCTTCCTGATATACCAGTGATTCCTGACCGCAGTTGGGGCATTTCTGTCCGCGCGCTGCTGTGCCGTCGGTGATGTATTTCTTCAAGGCACGTTCCACACCAACCTTCCATGTGTTGATGTTCTCACTGCCTAACTGCAGTTGGCTGACGAGTTTGATGACGTGCTCCAAAGGCATACGATAGCGTAAAACACCAGAAATCAGTTTTGCGTAGTTCCAGTATTCAGGGTTGAACTTTTCAGACAATCCCTCAACAGTAGTCTTGTATCCACGCTTGTTTTCAAACTGGAAGTCGTAACGCTTGTTGCCGTCTGCGCCAGTGTGCTTGATGATGCGCCCCTTAGTTACGGTTTTGGGAAGCACAATGCCTTCATCATCGTCTTGCAGACCGGTGAAGATTTCGTATGGAACACCTTCAAGAAGTCCGACGAAAGCCACCCATTTTTCTTTATTGTTCTGGAAACGCACAACATCGCACTCCAACACTTCTGGACGATGCTCTACGACCTGTGGCGGCTGGCATGGCGGAAGTTCGCTTTCTGCTTTCTTCTCTTTCTTCTTTTTGTCGTCAACGCTGATGAGCACGCCGCTGCGGCAACCGTCGCGGTAAATCGTACAACCCTTGCAGCCACTCTTCCAGGCTGTCATGTAGAGGCGGTCAACGAGTTCCTCGTCCACATTGTTGGGCAGGTTAACCGTGACGCTGATGCTGTGGTCCACCCATTTCTGAATGGCGCCCTGCATCTCTACTTTCATCAGCCAGTCCACATCGTTAGCAGTGGCTTTATGGTATGGAGAACGTGCAACAAGTTCGTCAATTTCTTCCTGGCTGTAGTTTTTCTCCGTATCGATGCCGTTGACCTGCATCCATGTGATGAATTTATGGTGGTAAACGATGTATTCTTCAAAAGCATCGCCAGTTTCGTCCACGTAGTCCACACGAACTTCCGGATCGTTCGGGTTAACCTTGCGACGGCGTTTGTATACGGGCATAAAGACGGGCTCAATTCCACTCGTGGTCTGTGTCATAAGACTCGTTGTACCAGTCGGGGCAATGGTGAGGCAAGCAATGTTGCGACGACCATATTTTACCATATCCTTGTATAGCGCAGGGTCGTTCTCTTTGATACGAAGAATGAACGGATTGTTCTTCTCGCGCTCTGCGTCGAATATCTCGAAACTGCCGCGTTCCTTAGCCATTGTTACGGATGAGCGGTAAGCATTCAATGCCAAAGTCTTTTGCACTTCTACAGCAAAGTCGGTAGCATCCTGTGTGCCGTAGCGCAGACCGAGAGCGGCTATCATGTCGCCTTCTGCAGTGATGCCGACACCTGTCCTGCGCCCCATAC
Encoded here:
- a CDS encoding DNA-binding protein; translation: MEYVSVKEFARKYGISERTARNYCAIGKIEGAFQTGKTWNIPVDAVLPRKGKKKLSPLLSRLREEKETRLKGGIYHRTQIDLTYNSNHIEGSRLTKEQTRYIFETNTLGITTEYTHIDDILETVNHFRCIDYIINHATDKITEYHIKQLHHILKTNTSDSQKSWFAVGDYKKLPNEVGGAETVLPKDVHKHIKSLLLEYQSIDVVDFDDILNFHVQFERIHPFQDGNGRVGRLLMFWQCLQSGIVPFIINEELRFFYYRGIQNWGKINGFLRDTCLTAQDSYKVLLDYFRIKY
- a CDS encoding phosphotransferase enzyme family protein, translated to MSEMLDIVGKFAIKGTPEEVKPLGNGLINTTYKVKTVEPDAPDYVLQSVNNAVFPDLDMLMGNIVAVTNHIRAKLEAANTPDINRKVLEFVPLKDEDKYYYFDGEKYWRIMVFIPDTLSVSEVTPESAATVGETFGEFQAMLADIPIELGETIKDFHNIEFRLQQLRDAVAADPKGRAAEVKDLLEEIAKREEEMTKSERLYREGKLPKRICHCDTKVDNILFDKDGSVLCVIDLDTVMPSFVFSDYGDYLRSAANPLAEDDPNVDAIDFRVDIFKAFTKGYLKTAGAFLTPIEVENLPYAAALFPYMQLVRFLADYINGDTYFGIKYPTHNLVRSRNQFALLKSVEAHQKELQDFIASLL
- a CDS encoding CotH kinase family protein, whose amino-acid sequence is MKKVAYLILSMLLTSVKVSGQERLTNLPTYYLETYDGLDITSRTDYKWGSLTIVDDAGTRFIDSLRIRGRGNSSWLNMKTDKKPYRLKFNTKTRLLGQPYASAKNWVLLANADDKSLIRNALSQALGKWIGLPYNPPMQPVDLYINNEYYGTYDVSDKIDVRKRRVNVEEQELMVRDDTTNITGGYLLEVDGFKDTDATYFSTLNGVNIRIHSPEPDSIVERQISYISEHVQKFEDCLYEDPVGDFRTYVDTTTMLQWYLASEITANLDALWSIYIYKQKDDPRLYWGPLWDFDIAYNNTTRAGDVSQSLMADVGFGKSVGKKWVLRLWEDGWWKNAVKNHYEKIYNNGLTEFMINAIDSMATNIRTSADRNFERWDINKRVYEELELFNSYEEYTECLKTFVRKHNDYLLEAFENRAPTPPTAAFTADTAYYYRLVTRGDASYVMDVVDQNSTEGAQVCLYENLPSHDTQKWIIRQIGNRFMFINAVNGLALSDYNNSEPYSYSLVLYQPDEQDNRQLWEMVAVGREGFYNIYNTSTGRIIDIRHATYKNGTEIISYTPSSKDSLFSNRLWLPDKDELIHHKDSADADSTITPTDSTSTGILANQALIYALRYAPTAKTLRIIANDRTLLDFDIHIYSLQGRRVKTFRASDECSVAELPSGIYIVNWVTGGTGHSAKLKIE
- the folB gene encoding dihydroneopterin aldolase, whose product is MQIEQCFISLNNMKFYSYHGVMPEEREMGGWFTVSVKMKLNNCEAVESDSIYDAADYSEVYETIAKEMKDPSDLIEHVAGRIAEAIFDDFSLVDSVTVTVQKDNPPIVGAVMDGASVTITANRE
- a CDS encoding adenosylcobalamin-dependent ribonucleoside-diphosphate reductase, whose amino-acid sequence is MDLKTYTYEEAFSASLDYFAGDELAARVWVNKYAMKDSFGNIYEQSPADMHWRIANEIARIEKKYENPLSAQEIFDLLDHFRYIVPAGSPMTGIGNNFQIASLSNCFVIGIDGNADSYGAIMKEDEEQVQLMKRRGGVGHDLSQIRPKGSPVKNSALTSTGIVPFMERFSNSTREVAQDGRRGALMLSVSIKHPDAEAFIDAKMTEGKVTGANVSVRIDDDFMQSAAEGKPYTQQYPIKGDSPLVKKDIDAQALWKKIVHNAWKSAEPGVLFWDTIIRESIPDCYADLGFETISTNPCGEIPLCPYDSCRLLCINLYSYVKKPFTPEATFDFDLFKKHVQVAQRMMDDIIDLELEKIELIMAKVESDPQSEEVKSTERHLWEKIYRKSGMGRRTGVGITAEGDMIAALGLRYGTQDATDFAVEVQKTLALNAYRSSVTMAKERGSFEIFDAEREKNNPFILRIKENDPALYKDMVKYGRRNIACLTIAPTGTTSLMTQTTSGIEPVFMPVYKRRRKVNPNDPEVRVDYVDETGDAFEEYIVYHHKFITWMQVNGIDTEKNYSQEEIDELVARSPYHKATANDVDWLMKVEMQGAIQKWVDHSISVTVNLPNNVDEELVDRLYMTAWKSGCKGCTIYRDGCRSGVLISVDDKKKKEKKAESELPPCQPPQVVEHRPEVLECDVVRFQNNKEKWVAFVGLLEGVPYEIFTGLQDDDEGIVLPKTVTKGRIIKHTGADGNKRYDFQFENKRGYKTTVEGLSEKFNPEYWNYAKLISGVLRYRMPLEHVIKLVSQLQLGSENINTWKVGVERALKKYITDGTAARGQKCPNCGQESLVYQEGCLICTNCGASRCG